The Methanolacinia petrolearia DSM 11571 genome has a segment encoding these proteins:
- a CDS encoding winged helix-turn-helix transcriptional regulator, with translation MKKINRAKIIFMMIIVSITVLGIFYSSCYSKILEDQPGLVATSRNFMGFNIFPSIIFGSVTRKNILENQIRFEIYKLIDENPGIYFSEILRDGDLKKGTLEYHLKIMESEGTVCSVCESGKHHYFIGDSSYSNEEKELFLIMRDGTLKRIITEVYKNPRINNKKIAENTGYSESTTSKHLGFLKGKGVIESQTKGWFTMYNISDDFYNLFEKHIYSEFRVK, from the coding sequence ATGAAAAAAATCAACCGGGCAAAAATCATCTTTATGATGATAATTGTTTCAATTACTGTTCTCGGTATATTTTATAGCTCATGCTATTCGAAAATTCTCGAAGATCAGCCCGGTCTTGTCGCAACATCCAGGAATTTTATGGGATTCAACATTTTCCCTTCAATAATTTTTGGATCAGTCACCCGGAAAAATATACTTGAAAATCAGATAAGGTTCGAGATCTATAAGCTTATTGATGAGAATCCGGGTATATATTTTAGTGAAATTTTAAGGGATGGCGATCTGAAAAAGGGCACATTAGAATATCATCTTAAAATTATGGAATCAGAAGGAACGGTCTGTTCAGTCTGCGAGAGCGGGAAACATCATTACTTTATCGGGGATTCATCTTATTCAAACGAGGAAAAAGAGTTATTTTTAATTATGCGTGACGGTACTCTTAAAAGAATAATTACAGAGGTCTATAAGAACCCAAGGATCAATAATAAAAAAATTGCTGAAAATACCGGATATTCGGAATCAACGACAAGCAAGCATCTTGGATTTCTTAAAGGAAAAGGTGTAATAGAATCTCAAACCAAGGGTTGGTTTACAATGTATAACATTAGTGATGATTTTTACAACCTTTTTGAAAAACATATTTATTCAGAATTCCGTGTAAAATGA
- a CDS encoding ArsR/SmtB family transcription factor, producing MSEGVLVLEPGDERAKKIGKAMANESATAILSALKEGDLTLSEISERMNQPMTTVKYHVENLLDAELIEVRKIKYSEKGREVKVYGVNDRLVIVAPSGGDIKDTLLKYASVFAILLIATLAMVAVSPTFNFFPQESGTMSSNDVMMTYASGVSPAEVSGTQTVYSEGDNRTLATSAETYAAKGLEENVSATGISGGEEFDNAIPESTTNAVDVETEDHGAVVHLFIIAFFLGGCLILAIMMLYEVVVWRKEKKFWSGVKDQEEEIQ from the coding sequence ATGTCAGAAGGGGTTTTGGTTCTCGAGCCCGGCGATGAAAGGGCGAAAAAGATCGGCAAGGCGATGGCTAACGAAAGTGCCACCGCTATCCTTTCCGCCTTAAAGGAGGGCGACCTGACTCTTTCGGAGATCTCCGAAAGGATGAACCAGCCGATGACTACCGTAAAGTACCATGTAGAAAATCTTCTCGATGCCGAACTGATCGAGGTAAGAAAGATCAAATACAGCGAAAAGGGGAGGGAGGTCAAGGTCTACGGCGTCAACGACAGGCTTGTTATCGTGGCCCCTTCCGGCGGAGATATCAAGGATACGCTCCTGAAATATGCATCTGTTTTTGCAATCCTCTTAATAGCGACTCTTGCGATGGTGGCTGTCTCGCCGACGTTTAATTTCTTCCCGCAGGAGTCGGGAACGATGTCGTCTAATGATGTCATGATGACATATGCATCCGGGGTGTCGCCTGCTGAGGTTTCCGGTACCCAGACGGTGTATTCCGAAGGAGATAACCGGACACTGGCAACCTCAGCGGAAACATATGCGGCAAAAGGCCTGGAGGAAAATGTTTCAGCTACCGGTATCTCGGGGGGAGAGGAGTTTGATAATGCAATCCCCGAATCTACAACAAACGCTGTCGATGTAGAGACTGAAGATCACGGGGCGGTGGTTCACCTGTTCATAATCGCTTTCTTCCTCGGCGGGTGCCTGATCCTCGCGATTATGATGCTCTACGAAGTTGTCGTCTGGAGGAAGGAGAAGAAATTCTGGAGCGGCGTTAAGGATCAGGAAGAAGAGATCCAATAA
- a CDS encoding Nif3-like dinuclear metal center hexameric protein, with translation MNTGRFISILEEIAPPELAEEFDEGRIGLIVEGKEDIESVACSLDATGHTVSQAVLCDADALVVHHPPIWYPLARIAGKDAFILGRALSSGLNIYAMHTNFDHAEGGINDALAEILGLSATEKMPLGLVGDCSLTPAEISGILGGGLRLYNCPEKIERLAVVGGSGFDAELIECAYELGADAFLSAELKHNILIDSPPELGLMESTHYALESPGMKRLAGRMGWTYIPDEPRISVIP, from the coding sequence ATGAACACCGGCCGGTTTATATCGATTCTAGAAGAGATTGCTCCTCCAGAGCTTGCGGAGGAGTTCGACGAGGGAAGGATCGGCCTGATAGTAGAGGGAAAGGAGGATATCGAATCAGTTGCATGCTCCCTTGACGCGACAGGACACACGGTATCGCAGGCTGTGTTATGTGATGCCGACGCTCTTGTGGTTCACCACCCCCCGATCTGGTATCCCCTGGCCAGGATCGCAGGGAAGGATGCGTTCATACTTGGAAGAGCCCTCTCCTCAGGCCTGAATATCTACGCGATGCACACGAATTTCGATCATGCCGAAGGGGGCATCAACGATGCCCTTGCTGAGATCCTGGGTCTGTCGGCGACAGAGAAGATGCCTCTCGGCCTCGTGGGCGACTGCTCCCTGACTCCTGCGGAGATCTCCGGAATCCTGGGCGGAGGGCTGAGGCTCTACAACTGCCCTGAAAAGATCGAACGCCTGGCGGTCGTCGGGGGAAGCGGTTTTGACGCCGAGCTTATCGAATGTGCATATGAGCTCGGTGCCGACGCCTTCCTCTCGGCCGAACTGAAGCATAATATTCTGATAGATTCCCCGCCGGAACTGGGGCTGATGGAGTCCACCCATTATGCACTCGAGTCTCCCGGCATGAAACGGCTCGCCGGGAGAATGGGCTGGACATATATCCCCGACGAGCCGAGAATATCGGTAATTCCGTGA
- the alaS gene encoding alanine--tRNA ligase, translating to MLEEEYQLEYFKSNGLKRKICKKCGAAFWTRDANREVCGDASCAPYSFIGNPVFKPHSLDEMREAYLSFFEKQGHQRISRYPVAARWRDDIYLTIASIADFQPFVTSGVVPPPANPLTISQPCIRLNDLDSVGRSGRHLTTFEMMAHHAFNTDKNEIYWKDRTVELCDLFIESIGGNLEDVTYKEHPWIGGGNAGPSVEVMIGGLEVATLVFMSLGKMANGRTPIELEGVPYYPMDLRIVDTGYGLERFVWASKGSPTIYDAVFPEMVNDLMISAGLENLLQSSELAKILAMNAKYAGQMDISGSNLIKMRKEVAKTIGVGFEKLQALMDPVERVYAITDHTRCLAYMLGDCIVPSNAQEGYLARLVIRRTLRMMNEIGLETPLYELIEKQMKIIGPDSFEQKPSVINEIIENEVVKYEQTMERGARIVRKIAGSYRGKKEPVPLKELITLYDSHGIPPEIVRDIAAEESVEVDLPDDFYSVVADMHSENDEGVKEDPYAALRKRIEGLPPTKRLYYEQVADTEFDAMVIDAFDNYVILDQTLFYPEGGGQPADIGRLLSENAMVKVVHTFKLGEVILHRIEGGDIRRGVQVKGVIDENFRLTMMRHHSATHVLLHAAKHVLGPHIHQAGAQKGFESSRIDLRHFKHITPEELQKIEIEANRIILENQKIVIEWEDRTTAEQKYGFDLYQGGVPPGKMIRIVKVSGDVQACAGTHCRSTGEIGCLKIIRVEHVQDGIERVEFAAGLSAIAYMEKMEGLLDSSCQTLSVQRENLPSSVDRFFSEWKDQKKEIEKLGKELGELRLEGLSSEEIGGISVAVHEVNASPKELVSIATKFANEGGVGLVAGGEDRIHVVAASGTERINAADLVTKVCGMIGGKGGGKPGLAQGVGTEKENLSEALQQGKNMISELLK from the coding sequence ATGCTCGAAGAAGAGTATCAACTTGAATATTTTAAATCCAATGGCCTTAAACGTAAAATTTGTAAAAAATGCGGTGCTGCTTTCTGGACAAGAGATGCCAACAGGGAAGTCTGCGGAGACGCCTCCTGTGCGCCGTACAGTTTCATTGGAAATCCCGTGTTCAAACCTCATTCGCTGGATGAGATGAGGGAAGCATACCTGTCATTTTTTGAAAAACAGGGTCACCAGAGAATAAGCAGATATCCTGTCGCGGCAAGATGGAGGGACGACATCTATCTTACAATCGCATCCATCGCCGACTTCCAGCCTTTTGTAACAAGCGGTGTCGTTCCTCCGCCTGCAAATCCCCTGACGATATCCCAGCCGTGCATCAGGCTCAACGATCTCGACTCTGTCGGGAGATCCGGCAGGCACCTGACGACTTTCGAGATGATGGCCCACCACGCTTTCAATACCGATAAGAATGAGATATACTGGAAAGACCGGACAGTAGAACTCTGCGATCTTTTTATCGAATCGATCGGCGGCAACCTTGAAGATGTCACCTACAAGGAGCACCCGTGGATAGGCGGAGGAAATGCCGGCCCGAGTGTCGAAGTGATGATCGGCGGACTCGAGGTTGCGACTCTCGTCTTCATGAGCCTCGGCAAGATGGCGAACGGCAGAACACCGATCGAACTCGAAGGTGTTCCTTATTACCCGATGGATCTCAGGATCGTCGATACGGGCTACGGCCTCGAAAGATTTGTATGGGCATCGAAAGGTTCGCCTACAATATATGATGCGGTCTTCCCCGAGATGGTCAACGACCTGATGATCTCCGCGGGCCTTGAAAATCTGCTCCAGTCTTCCGAACTTGCAAAGATACTGGCGATGAATGCCAAATATGCAGGTCAGATGGATATATCGGGTTCAAACCTCATTAAAATGCGAAAAGAAGTGGCAAAGACGATCGGCGTTGGATTCGAGAAGCTCCAGGCATTAATGGACCCTGTCGAGAGGGTCTACGCGATTACCGATCACACCCGCTGTCTTGCCTATATGCTCGGGGACTGCATCGTGCCTTCGAATGCGCAGGAGGGTTACCTTGCACGTCTCGTAATCCGGAGAACCCTGCGGATGATGAACGAGATAGGTCTTGAGACCCCGCTTTACGAACTGATCGAAAAGCAGATGAAGATCATCGGCCCCGACTCCTTTGAACAGAAACCCTCGGTCATAAACGAGATTATCGAGAACGAAGTTGTAAAATACGAACAGACGATGGAGAGGGGCGCCAGGATCGTCAGGAAGATCGCCGGTTCGTACAGGGGAAAGAAGGAGCCTGTCCCTCTTAAAGAACTCATTACATTGTATGACTCCCACGGTATTCCCCCGGAGATTGTCCGTGATATTGCCGCAGAGGAGTCCGTCGAGGTCGATCTCCCGGACGATTTCTATTCTGTAGTTGCAGACATGCATTCGGAGAACGACGAAGGGGTAAAGGAAGATCCCTACGCAGCGCTCAGGAAACGCATCGAAGGTCTTCCCCCGACGAAGAGGCTCTATTACGAGCAGGTCGCCGATACGGAGTTCGATGCGATGGTCATCGATGCGTTTGATAATTATGTAATTCTCGACCAGACTCTCTTCTACCCCGAGGGCGGAGGACAGCCGGCGGATATCGGACGTCTTCTTTCCGAAAACGCAATGGTGAAGGTTGTTCACACCTTCAAACTCGGCGAGGTGATCCTTCACAGGATCGAGGGCGGAGATATCAGACGCGGAGTTCAGGTCAAGGGAGTGATCGACGAGAATTTCAGGCTGACGATGATGCGCCATCACAGCGCAACGCATGTCCTTCTCCACGCGGCAAAACATGTACTCGGCCCGCATATCCACCAGGCCGGGGCACAGAAAGGATTTGAAAGTTCAAGGATCGACCTCCGGCACTTCAAGCACATAACTCCCGAAGAGCTCCAAAAGATAGAGATCGAGGCGAACCGGATTATACTCGAAAACCAGAAGATCGTCATCGAGTGGGAGGACCGGACGACTGCGGAGCAGAAGTACGGCTTCGATCTCTACCAGGGAGGTGTTCCGCCCGGAAAGATGATCCGTATCGTGAAGGTCTCAGGGGATGTCCAGGCATGTGCGGGAACGCACTGCAGGAGCACCGGGGAGATCGGCTGTCTCAAGATAATCCGTGTCGAGCATGTCCAGGACGGCATAGAGAGGGTCGAGTTTGCTGCGGGTCTTTCCGCGATTGCATATATGGAGAAGATGGAAGGCCTGCTCGATTCTTCATGCCAGACCCTCAGCGTCCAGAGGGAGAACCTGCCTTCGTCTGTCGACAGGTTCTTTTCCGAATGGAAGGATCAGAAGAAGGAGATCGAAAAGCTGGGCAAAGAGCTTGGCGAACTCAGGCTGGAGGGCCTTTCGTCCGAGGAGATCGGAGGGATCTCCGTCGCGGTCCACGAGGTGAATGCATCCCCGAAGGAGCTTGTCAGTATCGCCACAAAGTTTGCAAACGAAGGCGGAGTAGGTCTTGTTGCAGGCGGAGAGGACAGGATTCACGTGGTGGCCGCATCGGGAACTGAAAGGATCAATGCCGCCGACCTGGTTACAAAAGTCTGCGGTATGATCGGCGGAAAAGGCGGCGGAAAGCCGGGCCTTGCGCAGGGTGTCGGGACGGAAAAGGAGAATCTGTCCGAAGCTCTTCAGCAGGGAAAGAATATGATTAGTGAATTACTAAAATAA
- a CDS encoding SWIM zinc finger family protein gives MQGRFSPEEILLEETIESILKKYPQKGRKALDAVQDGKIHKYLDFFVVDGTSDTYVVDDDFCACNDFCFRGIMCWHILAVRIARLTGGYDEINEWYQDRWSVAGKNGGDTETDSNNNIS, from the coding sequence ATGCAAGGACGCTTCTCCCCCGAAGAAATACTGCTGGAAGAGACCATAGAGTCGATTCTTAAAAAATATCCGCAGAAGGGGAGGAAGGCCCTTGACGCAGTCCAGGACGGAAAGATCCATAAGTACCTGGATTTTTTTGTGGTCGATGGAACATCGGATACCTATGTCGTTGATGACGATTTCTGCGCCTGCAATGATTTTTGTTTCAGGGGAATAATGTGCTGGCATATCCTGGCGGTCAGGATCGCAAGGTTAACTGGTGGTTACGACGAAATTAATGAGTGGTATCAGGATCGGTGGTCTGTCGCCGGAAAAAATGGTGGGGATACTGAAACAGATAGTAATAATAACATTTCTTGA